One window of Desulfobacca acetoxidans DSM 11109 genomic DNA carries:
- a CDS encoding ABC transporter ATP-binding protein yields the protein MNPAVCLEQVFVGYGDRPILHDLSFEVATGSFFIVIGPNSSGKTTLAKTLAGIIRPLGGKVEILGRPLASYSRKSLARQVAVVPQYSPIEAPFSVTEVVLMGRSPHLSLAGLETNRDLRIAAEAMEATNVTHLAKRRLNQLSGGELQRVVIARAICQQPQIIILDEPTASLDLAHQVHIMDLMEKLKKERGFTIIMISHDLNLAAMYGDTLLLLHKGRVASQGCPSTVLTYEQLEQIYGCILLVGENPLMHRPQVTLVPGRFIQENLQGVSQIKSRNASPFPQKIENQ from the coding sequence ATGAACCCAGCCGTTTGTCTTGAACAGGTTTTCGTAGGCTACGGCGACCGCCCCATCCTCCATGACCTCTCCTTTGAGGTAGCCACTGGGTCTTTTTTCATCGTCATCGGTCCTAACAGCTCCGGAAAAACGACTCTTGCCAAAACCCTGGCCGGGATAATCCGGCCGCTAGGCGGCAAGGTGGAGATTCTCGGCCGCCCGCTGGCCAGCTATTCAAGAAAATCCCTGGCGCGCCAGGTGGCGGTAGTTCCCCAATATTCTCCCATTGAGGCGCCATTTTCCGTCACCGAAGTAGTACTCATGGGCCGCTCTCCCCACCTGTCCCTGGCCGGCCTGGAAACAAACCGGGATCTAAGAATTGCCGCCGAGGCCATGGAGGCCACTAATGTCACACACCTGGCCAAACGCCGGCTCAACCAATTGAGCGGTGGAGAATTGCAGCGGGTCGTCATCGCCCGAGCCATCTGCCAGCAACCGCAGATCATTATCCTGGACGAACCTACCGCCTCCCTGGATCTGGCCCATCAGGTGCATATCATGGACCTGATGGAAAAACTGAAAAAAGAACGTGGTTTCACGATTATTATGATCTCTCATGATCTAAACCTGGCAGCGATGTATGGCGATACCCTCCTGTTGCTGCATAAAGGACGGGTTGCCAGCCAGGGATGCCCCTCCACTGTCCTTACCTATGAACAGTTGGAACAGATTTATGGGTGCATTCTCTTGGTAGGTGAAAATCCCCTCATGCACCGGCCCCAGGTAACCCTGGTTCCCGGGCGGTTTATCCAGGAGAATTTACAGGGTGTAAGTCAAATTAAAAGCAGAAACGCTTCACCTTTCCCCCAGAAGATCGAAAATCAATGA
- a CDS encoding FecCD family ABC transporter permease codes for MILSQPHLLRRLLLVSALLGLVLVLSLLAGLLWGSSQADWRQSLLALIGFSPTDDILPTILWQIRFPRVVLAALVGGTLSLGGLVFQALLHNPLAEPYILGISGGAAVGAIIGILLGLAPFPGVAVLAFLGSMGVMAVVIFLTPRQTGGGKDALLLSGVMVNALCTALILFFVTITQDSRLHNILHWLMGDLSVALPQQILALAILLPPCHLIIFILARPLNLLSMGEEQASYLGLAVTTVTYILLGVTSLMLSATVCQSGLVGFVGLVVPHLLRLWLGPEHRVLVPACILGGGAYLVWCDLMARVLPSQGELPVGVITALIGAPLFIFLLQRSRL; via the coding sequence ATGATCCTTTCCCAACCTCATCTTCTGCGCCGGCTGTTGCTCGTGAGCGCTCTCTTAGGTCTGGTGCTGGTCTTGAGCCTGTTGGCCGGTCTTCTCTGGGGGTCATCCCAGGCCGATTGGCGTCAATCTTTGTTGGCTTTGATCGGATTCAGCCCTACGGATGACATCCTCCCTACGATTCTGTGGCAGATCCGGTTTCCGCGGGTGGTCTTGGCTGCTCTGGTAGGGGGAACGCTGTCTCTGGGCGGGCTGGTCTTCCAAGCCCTGCTGCACAATCCTCTGGCAGAACCGTATATCCTGGGCATCTCCGGAGGCGCCGCGGTTGGAGCCATCATCGGCATCCTTTTGGGTTTGGCGCCGTTTCCGGGTGTAGCCGTCCTGGCCTTTTTAGGCAGCATGGGGGTCATGGCGGTAGTCATCTTCCTTACCCCCCGGCAGACCGGCGGGGGTAAGGACGCCCTGCTGCTTTCGGGGGTTATGGTCAACGCCTTATGCACCGCCCTCATCCTGTTTTTCGTCACCATTACTCAGGACTCCCGCCTGCACAACATCCTGCATTGGCTTATGGGAGACCTGTCAGTGGCCCTACCGCAGCAGATCCTGGCCCTGGCGATTCTATTGCCGCCCTGCCACCTGATTATTTTTATCCTCGCCCGCCCCCTCAACCTCCTCTCCATGGGCGAGGAACAGGCCAGTTATCTCGGGCTGGCCGTAACTACGGTGACCTATATCCTGCTCGGGGTGACTTCCCTGATGCTGAGCGCTACGGTCTGCCAATCCGGCCTGGTCGGGTTCGTCGGCCTGGTTGTCCCCCATCTCCTGCGCCTCTGGTTGGGGCCGGAGCATCGGGTCCTGGTTCCGGCTTGCATTTTGGGTGGAGGCGCCTACCTAGTCTGGTGCGACCTGATGGCACGCGTCCTGCCCTCTCAGGGAGAACTGCCGGTGGGGGTGATAACGGCTCTCATCGGCGCCCCGCTCTTTATCTTTCTGCTGCAGAGGTCTCGGTTATGA
- a CDS encoding ABC transporter substrate-binding protein: MTIIKVIYTVCLVLYFALLPPPAFARTVSDQLGREVKIPENPQRLVTLAASLTEIVFALNQEHRLVGVEQFSNYPAAAENLPKVGSYISPDVERIVALRPDLCLAIKDGNPRHRVEWLESLGIPVYAVDPRNLEGVIATVHEIGHLLNAGDQAETLAKDLFQRRQHIISLVGRSVHCPRVFLQIGISPIVSAGSHTFLDELITTAGGVNLTAGKVPYPRFSQEQVLALQPEVIIITSMTRGEIFERVKAFWHQWSTLPAARDNRIYLVDSDIVDRPSPRIFAGLEALFGLLHPELAGGLQ, translated from the coding sequence ATGACAATCATAAAGGTTATTTACACTGTTTGTCTGGTGCTGTATTTTGCGCTCCTGCCTCCCCCGGCATTTGCCCGCACCGTGAGCGACCAGTTGGGGCGGGAGGTAAAAATTCCAGAAAATCCTCAGCGCCTCGTTACCCTGGCTGCCAGCCTCACCGAAATCGTCTTCGCCCTGAACCAGGAACATCGGCTCGTTGGCGTCGAACAATTCAGCAACTATCCGGCGGCGGCGGAGAACCTGCCCAAAGTAGGTTCGTACATCAGTCCCGACGTCGAGCGCATCGTCGCCTTGCGGCCCGACCTCTGCCTGGCCATCAAAGACGGCAATCCCCGCCATCGGGTGGAGTGGCTGGAGAGTCTGGGCATCCCGGTTTATGCGGTTGACCCCCGCAATCTCGAGGGGGTAATTGCTACCGTGCACGAGATCGGTCATCTGTTAAACGCCGGGGATCAGGCCGAGACCCTGGCAAAAGACCTTTTTCAGAGACGCCAGCACATCATTTCCCTCGTAGGCCGCAGTGTTCACTGTCCTCGGGTATTTTTGCAGATCGGCATCTCTCCCATTGTCTCTGCCGGTTCTCATACCTTTCTCGATGAACTGATTACCACCGCGGGAGGGGTAAACCTGACCGCCGGCAAAGTTCCTTATCCCCGCTTCTCTCAAGAACAGGTATTGGCGCTGCAACCGGAAGTGATCATTATTACCTCTATGACTCGGGGGGAAATTTTCGAGCGGGTCAAAGCCTTCTGGCATCAGTGGTCGACGCTTCCGGCCGCCCGGGACAACCGCATCTATTTGGTGGACTCCGATATCGTCGATCGCCCTTCGCCCCGTATCTTTGCTGGCCTGGAGGCGTTATTCGGGCTGCTGCACCCTGAGCTGGCCGGAGGGTTGCAATGA